In the genome of Physeter macrocephalus isolate SW-GA chromosome 20, ASM283717v5, whole genome shotgun sequence, one region contains:
- the CHRNB3 gene encoding neuronal acetylcholine receptor subunit beta-3 codes for MMPADFILVFSALSVTSSAAAGFRSIAEEEDALLRHLFQGYQKWVRPVLQSNDTIKVYFGLKISQLVDVDEKNQLMTTNVWLKQEWTDHKLRWNPDEYGGIHSIKVPSESLWLPDIVLFENTDGRFEGSLMTKAIVKSDGTVVWTPPASYKSSCTMDVTFFPFDRQNCSMKFGSWTYDGTMVDLVLIDENVDRKDFFDNGEWEILNARGTAGSRRDGAYQYPFIIYSFVLRRLPLFYTLFLIIPCLGLSFLTALVFYLPSDEGEKLSLSTSVLVSLTVFLLVIEEIIPSSSKVIPLIGEYLLFIMAFVTLSIIVTVFVINVHHRSPSTYHPMAPWVKRLFLQKLPKLLCMKDHVDGYSFPDKEERKPAVRGKGLEKRKQKQISDGEKVLVAFLEKAADSIRYISSHVKKEHFISQAVQDWKFTAQVLDRIFLWLFLIASVTGSVLIFTPALKMWLHSYH; via the exons CTGCTGCAGGATTCAGGTCCATAGCCGAAGAAGAAGATGCGCTGCTCAGACATTTATTCCAAGGTTACCAGAAATGGGTTCGCCCTGTATTACAATCTAATGACACCATAAAAGTATATTTTGGGTTGAAAATATCTCAGCTGGTAGATGTG gATGAAAAGAATCAACTAATGACAACAAACGTGTGGCTCAAACAG GAATGGACAGACCACAAATTACGCTGGAATCCAGATGAATACGGTGGAATTCATTCAATTAAAGTTCCGTCAGAATCTCTCTGGCTTCCTGACATAGTTCTCTTTGAAAA CACTGACGGACGGTTCGAAGGCTCGCTCATGACCAAGGCCATCGTGAAATCCGACGGGACCGTGGTGTGGACGCCTCCCGCCAGTTACAAAAGCTCCTGTACCATGGACGTCACCTTCTTCCCATTCGACAGGCAGAACTGCTCCATGAAGTTCGGATCCTGGACTTACGACGGGACCATGGTTGACCTCGTCCTGATCGACGAGAACGTGGACAGAAAAGACTTCTTCGACAACGGAGAGTGGGAGATCCTCAACGCCAGGGGCACGGCGGGGAGCAGGAGAGACGGCGCGTACCAGTACCCGTTCATCATCTACTCCTTCGTGCTGCGCCGCCTGCCCCTGTTCTACACCCTCTTCCTCATCATCCCCTGCCTGGGGCTGTCCTTTCTGACAGCGCTTGTCTTCTACTTGCCTTCTGACGAGGGGGAGAAGCTCTCCTTATCCACCTCTGTCTTGGTTTCCCTGACAGTGTTTCTGCTGGTGATTGAAGAAATTATCCCGTCCTCCTCCAAGGTCATTCCGCTCATTGGCGAGTACCTCCTGTTCATCATGGCCTTTGTCACCCTGTCCATCATTGTCACCGTGTTTGTCATCAACGTGCACCACAGATCTCCCTCCACTTACCACCCCATGGCCCCCTGGGTTAAGCGGCTATTTCTGCAAAAACTTCCTAAATTACTTTGCATGAAGGACCACGTGGATGGCTACTCTTTCCCAGATAAAGAGGAGAGGAAACCGGCAGTGAGAGGTAAAGGCCtcgaaaaaaggaaacaaaagcagattAGCGATGGAGAAAAAGTTCTGGTCGCTTTCCTGGAAAAGGCTGCGGATTCCATCAGATACATTTCCAGCCACGTGAAGAAAGAGCATTTCATCAGCCAG gCGGTGCAAGACTGGAAGTTCACAGCTCAAGTTCTCGACCGGATCTTCCTCTGGCTCTTTCTGATCGCTTCTGTCACCGGCTCAGTTCTGATTTTCACCCCTGCTTTGAAGATGTGGCTACACAGTTACCATTAG